A single region of the Candidatus Protochlamydia amoebophila UWE25 genome encodes:
- a CDS encoding CPn0927/CPn0928 family alpha/beta hydrolase fold protein codes for MNGPISFQTRLTGNQAFYDHSDYITSTKEDFNFPHALSTTYRWNAEHKIIRIIKDVFSLIIFPFTIMHIIAGKIALLPASSPTLLERSENFAHKVRMAIDLQSSWKYKRLTIKVDGYKIDAMIMGQKETLHNGRWVLVSNGNAEFYETKLLDGQFKKLLFQINGNAIFFNYPGVGASSNLPNKNAMTKAYQALLRFLEDQEKGIAAKEIIGYGHSIGAGVQAEALKGHALKSGIKYVWVKSRTFSDLATTAGLITNKALGLLVKVIGWNIDCVESSKTLQAPEIILQTASVANYQELTNSSKIIYDGIIPENATLAKVLLDQGCSISKKRIIGVPESHNEELTELQYLANSINQMLA; via the coding sequence ATGAATGGGCCCATCTCTTTTCAAACTAGACTGACAGGAAACCAAGCATTTTATGATCACTCTGACTACATAACATCTACTAAGGAAGACTTTAATTTCCCTCACGCTTTGTCTACTACTTATCGATGGAATGCGGAACATAAAATTATTCGAATTATTAAAGACGTTTTTTCATTAATTATTTTTCCCTTTACTATCATGCATATTATCGCCGGCAAAATAGCCCTACTTCCCGCCTCCTCTCCTACTTTACTTGAACGTTCAGAAAATTTTGCTCATAAGGTAAGAATGGCCATTGATCTCCAAAGTTCATGGAAATATAAACGTTTAACAATAAAAGTCGATGGCTATAAGATTGATGCCATGATCATGGGCCAAAAAGAAACGTTGCATAACGGAAGATGGGTGCTAGTTTCTAACGGGAATGCAGAATTTTATGAGACTAAATTGCTCGATGGACAATTCAAAAAACTTCTTTTTCAAATTAATGGTAACGCCATCTTTTTTAACTATCCGGGAGTCGGCGCCAGCTCAAATTTACCCAATAAAAATGCCATGACAAAAGCTTATCAAGCGCTCTTACGCTTTTTAGAAGATCAAGAAAAAGGAATAGCAGCCAAAGAAATTATTGGATATGGACATTCCATTGGAGCAGGAGTTCAAGCAGAAGCCTTGAAAGGCCACGCATTAAAATCAGGAATAAAATATGTCTGGGTAAAAAGCCGAACCTTTTCTGATTTAGCAACTACTGCTGGCCTCATTACCAATAAAGCCTTGGGGCTTTTAGTGAAAGTCATAGGATGGAATATTGATTGTGTAGAGTCTTCTAAAACATTACAAGCTCCCGAAATTATTCTACAAACAGCCTCTGTCGCTAATTATCAAGAATTGACGAATAGTTCAAAAATTATCTACGATGGAATCATCCCTGAAAATGCAACATTAGCTAAAGTCTTATTGGATCAAGGGTGCTCAATAAGTAAGAAACGTATTATTGGTGTCCCTGAATCGCACAATGAAGAACTAACTGAGCTTCAATATTTAGCAAATAGTATTAACCAAATGCTTGCTTAA
- a CDS encoding ATP-dependent DNA helicase gives MSHSQLQSRGLQSEKILSLLKPDGLLANSLKGFEFRPQQQQMMTNIIEAYNNDSIALIEAGTGIGKSLAYLIPALIWAARFNERTVISTNTITLQEQLLSKDIPNLLDALDLNLKAVLVKGMHNYLCIRKLEDVQMEMSIVSSEEAQEIEKIEAWRQQTVDGSRSSLSFAPTHSVWEKVGAENEACSHHECPHYQQCFFFKARRQAQDAHILIVNHHLLFADLMRRADTANYSETSILPTYRRIILDEAHHVEDIATEYFASHLHRIELMRTMGRLGSERHSQQPGKLPILKEKLQLLYNKTPPREISQIVMRLTIDLPALRHVIHEQINQTFDAFAHFIEAIKNPASRLLGEEVSLNEQKLRILNEHMNHTKWKEEIHPSASQLIDSLKNYRLNITNLEAELKLIENERLQEQTKSIRLDIQGLANRLETSISLLNHFILPPSSPNKVRWIEAHKLKSLINVHLVDADLDISKSLAEFVFSKFPTVILCSATLTSNQQFQFIRKRLGLTDKHLPYRQIEEYIYDSPFDYHKQALLAVPTDMPPPSHPDFNWIAFENIWKAIQASRGQAFVLFTSYSMLQQCAEKLSARMHEHAYVLFKQGEEARQTLLHKFKTTDRAILFGTDSFWEGVDVAGDALRCVIIVKLPFRVPTEPLIQARTEAIIEKGGEPFFEYSVPQAVVKFKQGFGRLIRNQWDRGCIVCLDTRLVTKGYGKQFLNSLPACEKVFINSEQLWAKMGDFYRKTYHLVKQNPFS, from the coding sequence ATGTCTCATTCTCAATTACAAAGCCGAGGTCTTCAATCAGAGAAAATTCTTTCACTTCTTAAACCTGATGGATTACTTGCTAATAGCTTAAAAGGCTTTGAATTTCGTCCCCAGCAACAGCAGATGATGACAAATATTATCGAGGCGTACAATAATGATTCGATTGCTCTCATCGAAGCTGGAACAGGAATAGGTAAAAGTCTAGCTTACTTGATTCCGGCTTTAATTTGGGCAGCACGTTTCAATGAACGCACTGTCATCTCGACCAATACCATTACTCTTCAGGAGCAGCTTTTATCAAAAGACATTCCAAACCTTTTAGACGCACTTGATTTGAATTTGAAAGCGGTACTTGTTAAAGGAATGCATAATTATCTTTGTATTCGTAAACTAGAAGATGTTCAGATGGAAATGAGCATTGTCTCTTCAGAAGAAGCCCAAGAAATTGAGAAAATTGAGGCTTGGCGCCAACAAACAGTTGATGGATCGCGCTCTTCACTTTCTTTCGCTCCGACTCATTCTGTTTGGGAGAAAGTTGGAGCAGAAAATGAAGCGTGCTCTCATCATGAATGTCCTCATTACCAGCAATGTTTCTTTTTTAAAGCTAGACGCCAAGCACAAGATGCGCACATCTTAATTGTGAATCACCACCTCTTATTTGCTGATCTTATGCGCCGAGCAGACACTGCCAATTACAGCGAAACAAGCATTCTTCCCACCTATCGCAGAATTATTTTAGATGAAGCTCATCATGTTGAAGATATTGCTACAGAATATTTTGCTTCACATTTACATCGTATTGAGTTGATGCGCACAATGGGTCGCTTAGGTTCTGAAAGGCATAGTCAACAACCAGGTAAACTTCCTATTTTAAAAGAGAAACTGCAACTTTTATATAATAAAACTCCACCGCGAGAAATTAGTCAAATCGTGATGCGCTTGACAATAGATTTACCTGCTCTTCGCCATGTCATCCATGAACAAATTAACCAAACATTTGATGCCTTTGCTCACTTTATTGAAGCGATCAAAAACCCTGCCTCTCGGTTATTAGGCGAAGAAGTGTCTTTAAATGAGCAGAAACTACGCATTTTGAACGAACATATGAACCACACAAAGTGGAAAGAGGAAATTCATCCCTCTGCTAGTCAGCTTATCGATTCTCTTAAAAACTATCGTCTAAACATTACTAATTTAGAGGCTGAACTTAAATTAATTGAAAATGAACGATTGCAAGAACAAACTAAAAGTATTCGGTTAGATATTCAAGGTCTTGCCAATCGGCTAGAAACTTCAATTTCTTTGCTTAATCACTTTATTTTGCCCCCTTCTTCACCCAATAAAGTGCGTTGGATCGAAGCTCACAAATTGAAATCTTTAATCAATGTACACTTAGTAGATGCAGATTTAGACATTTCGAAATCGCTAGCTGAATTTGTATTTAGCAAATTTCCTACCGTTATTTTATGTAGCGCGACATTAACTTCTAATCAACAATTTCAGTTTATTCGTAAGCGTTTAGGATTAACCGATAAGCACCTTCCTTATAGACAAATTGAAGAATATATTTATGATTCTCCTTTCGACTACCATAAACAAGCACTACTAGCTGTTCCCACGGATATGCCTCCCCCATCGCACCCAGATTTTAATTGGATTGCTTTTGAAAACATTTGGAAAGCTATTCAAGCTAGCCGTGGACAAGCCTTTGTCCTTTTCACCTCTTACTCTATGTTGCAACAGTGTGCGGAGAAATTATCAGCTCGTATGCATGAGCATGCATATGTCTTATTTAAACAAGGGGAAGAAGCGAGGCAGACGTTATTACATAAATTTAAAACGACAGATCGAGCCATTTTATTTGGTACAGATTCTTTCTGGGAAGGAGTGGATGTCGCTGGTGATGCACTTCGATGTGTCATTATTGTCAAACTTCCTTTTAGAGTTCCTACTGAGCCGCTCATTCAAGCACGCACAGAAGCCATTATCGAAAAAGGAGGAGAGCCATTTTTTGAATATTCCGTTCCTCAGGCAGTTGTCAAATTTAAACAAGGCTTTGGACGATTGATTCGCAATCAATGGGATCGAGGATGTATTGTCTGTTTAGATACTCGATTAGTTACAAAAGGATACGGAAAGCAATTTTTAAACAGTCTTCCTGCCTGTGAAAAAGTTTTTATTAATAGCGAGCAGTTGTGGGCAAAAATGGGAGATTTTTATCGAAAAACTTACCATTTGGTCAAACAAAATCCATTCTCCTAA
- a CDS encoding RNA polymerase sigma factor, whose protein sequence is MNKTNFKNHFSQQHQQKIDELVAISKDQGFITYEEINEILPMSFDSADQIDQILIFLSGMDIQVLNQSEVDRQKERKKEAKELESMPKRSEGSPDDPVRMYLKEMGSVPLLSREEEVEISKRIEKAQVQIERIILRFRYATSEAIAIANYLLTGKERFDKSITEKEVVNKQEFMNLLPRICQLLKEEDLILERLLEQINDPNIKKNDRLKLIEDIEKCRIRMQAYLRRLHLRHNIIDDFVEVILRAYDRFLFLEKEIQELTPRAERNKFAGAKLAAAQRKLNKRELAAGRSLDDFKKDVKMLQRWMDKSQEAKREMVESNLRLVISIAKKYTNRGLSFLDLIQEGNMGLMKAVEKFEYRRGYKFSTYATWWIRQAVTRAIADQARTIRIPVHMIETINKVLRGAKKLMMETGREPSPEELAKELGITAERVREIYKIAQHPISLQAEVGDGGESQFGDFLEDTGADSPAEATGYSILKDKMGEVLSTLSDRERKVLIQRFGLLDGKPKTLEEVGVEFNVTRERIRQIEAKALRKMRHPIRSKQLKAFLDLLEAE, encoded by the coding sequence ATGAACAAAACGAACTTCAAAAATCATTTTTCTCAACAACATCAGCAAAAAATTGATGAGCTTGTCGCTATTTCAAAAGACCAAGGTTTTATTACTTATGAGGAGATCAATGAAATTCTCCCTATGTCTTTTGATTCCGCTGATCAAATTGATCAGATCCTGATTTTCCTTAGCGGAATGGACATTCAAGTTCTTAACCAATCTGAGGTAGATCGTCAAAAAGAGCGCAAGAAAGAAGCGAAAGAATTAGAAAGCATGCCAAAAAGATCAGAAGGATCTCCTGATGACCCGGTGCGCATGTATCTTAAAGAAATGGGTTCGGTCCCTCTTTTAAGCCGGGAAGAAGAAGTTGAAATTTCTAAACGCATTGAAAAAGCTCAAGTCCAAATTGAACGCATTATTTTACGCTTTCGGTACGCAACCTCTGAAGCCATTGCTATAGCTAACTATCTTCTTACTGGTAAAGAACGATTTGATAAATCTATTACCGAAAAAGAAGTCGTGAATAAACAAGAATTCATGAATCTGCTTCCTAGAATATGTCAGTTATTAAAAGAAGAAGATCTCATTTTAGAAAGATTATTAGAGCAAATTAATGATCCTAATATCAAAAAGAATGACCGCTTAAAGCTAATTGAAGACATTGAAAAATGTCGTATCCGCATGCAAGCCTACCTACGCCGACTGCATTTAAGACACAATATCATCGACGATTTCGTCGAAGTTATTCTACGTGCTTATGATCGCTTCCTTTTCCTAGAAAAGGAAATTCAGGAACTTACACCTCGTGCGGAAAGAAATAAGTTTGCTGGTGCAAAGCTTGCCGCTGCTCAACGAAAACTCAACAAACGAGAACTTGCAGCAGGGCGATCTTTAGATGATTTCAAAAAAGATGTGAAAATGCTTCAACGCTGGATGGATAAAAGCCAAGAAGCTAAACGGGAAATGGTAGAATCTAACTTAAGGCTCGTTATTTCTATTGCTAAGAAATATACAAATCGAGGCCTTTCTTTCTTGGATCTCATTCAAGAAGGAAATATGGGGCTCATGAAAGCCGTCGAAAAATTTGAATATCGTCGCGGATACAAGTTTTCTACTTATGCAACATGGTGGATCAGACAAGCTGTCACAAGGGCTATTGCCGATCAAGCCCGTACCATCCGTATTCCTGTTCATATGATTGAAACAATTAATAAAGTCTTACGCGGCGCAAAGAAATTAATGATGGAAACTGGTCGCGAGCCAAGTCCTGAAGAATTAGCTAAAGAACTAGGAATTACTGCCGAAAGGGTGAGAGAAATCTATAAAATTGCTCAACATCCTATTTCACTTCAAGCCGAAGTGGGTGATGGAGGTGAAAGTCAATTCGGAGACTTCTTAGAAGACACGGGAGCTGATTCTCCTGCAGAAGCAACGGGTTATTCAATTTTGAAAGATAAGATGGGAGAAGTCCTCTCAACACTTAGTGATCGAGAACGAAAAGTCCTTATTCAACGATTTGGTTTATTAGATGGTAAACCTAAAACACTGGAAGAAGTAGGTGTAGAGTTTAATGTTACTCGTGAACGTATCCGCCAGATTGAAGCAAAAGCTCTACGCAAAATGCGACACCCTATCCGTTCTAAACAACTCAAAGCCTTCCTTGATTTATTAGAAGCAGAATAA
- a CDS encoding competence protein CoiA → MQIYALNEKNEIIHAYHAHKKVNYRCIECNGHLRSRGGALRQRHFYHLEPNRACHLHRKGIIHIHIQNHFYTCLPKGDCQLEYRLPEIGRIADVVWLSKKIVFEIQYSPITAEELSKRNHDYQKMGWSVVWVLHDKLYNQFRLSAAEQALRFLPHYFTNMDREGKGIFYDQFDYIQNGLRLYKMSPLPVDFSKFSLINAQELKEDCLYLIKQRAKNCSYYFFGDLIDLGNTSSTSAYYQKAQEKEKAQLVQAKQKKMKYLLKRIKRRIEQTYQSIFRFLLEKVCH, encoded by the coding sequence ATGCAAATTTATGCGTTAAATGAAAAAAATGAGATTATTCATGCTTATCATGCCCATAAAAAAGTAAACTATCGATGTATTGAATGTAATGGTCATCTGCGATCTAGAGGAGGTGCGCTTCGCCAACGCCATTTTTATCATTTAGAACCTAATCGAGCTTGCCATCTTCATCGGAAAGGAATCATCCACATACATATTCAAAATCATTTCTATACTTGTTTGCCAAAAGGAGATTGCCAATTAGAATACCGGCTGCCTGAAATTGGTCGTATTGCTGATGTTGTATGGCTATCTAAAAAAATAGTTTTTGAAATTCAGTATTCTCCCATTACGGCTGAAGAATTAAGCAAACGGAATCACGATTATCAGAAAATGGGATGGTCTGTCGTTTGGGTTTTACATGACAAACTTTATAATCAATTTCGTTTGAGCGCCGCGGAACAAGCTCTCCGGTTTTTACCTCATTATTTTACGAATATGGATCGTGAAGGAAAGGGAATTTTTTATGATCAATTTGATTACATACAAAATGGTTTACGTTTATATAAGATGTCTCCATTACCCGTTGATTTTTCAAAATTTTCCTTGATTAACGCTCAAGAATTAAAAGAAGATTGTCTTTATCTTATTAAACAAAGAGCGAAAAATTGTTCTTATTATTTCTTCGGTGATTTAATCGACTTAGGTAATACGTCTTCTACAAGCGCTTATTACCAAAAAGCACAAGAAAAAGAAAAAGCTCAATTAGTTCAAGCAAAACAAAAAAAAATGAAGTATTTATTGAAGAGGATAAAGAGAAGAATTGAGCAAACTTACCAAAGTATTTTTCGTTTTTTGCTTGAAAAAGTTTGTCATTAG
- a CDS encoding class I SAM-dependent methyltransferase, whose translation MKRYIKGIRRRVKHFQNRITDVYQALFANQKSSLNRYCDAFPHPQNALNIFPDDWRSCFPPPFHELQAGETPLFDDLGVKWCINLLGGVENKKVLELGPLEGGHTYILQNAGAQSIVSIEAHPRAYLRCLIVKEVLKLNRAEFLFGDFMQYLRQSSGQFDLGLAVGVLYHMQQPVELLAKMADKCPQLYVWTHYYEEEHCKKFLLRKRFGAATSATYEGFNYSTYLYRYGSARKWSTFIGGPANTSQWLTREDILNCCYHFGYNRIDINFDQLNHPHGPCFSFVARKF comes from the coding sequence ATGAAAAGATATATTAAAGGGATACGAAGAAGGGTTAAACATTTCCAAAATAGAATAACAGATGTTTATCAAGCCCTATTTGCAAATCAAAAATCTAGCCTTAATCGCTACTGCGATGCTTTCCCTCATCCTCAAAATGCTTTAAATATTTTCCCTGATGATTGGCGATCTTGTTTTCCACCCCCATTTCATGAGCTTCAAGCTGGAGAAACACCTTTATTTGATGACTTGGGAGTCAAATGGTGCATAAATCTTTTAGGAGGTGTTGAAAATAAAAAGGTATTAGAGTTAGGTCCTCTTGAAGGAGGGCATACGTATATTTTACAAAATGCAGGAGCTCAATCTATTGTTTCTATTGAAGCGCATCCTAGAGCCTATTTAAGATGTTTAATAGTTAAAGAGGTGTTAAAATTAAATCGGGCTGAATTCCTCTTCGGAGATTTTATGCAATATTTGCGGCAATCTTCTGGCCAGTTTGATCTGGGTTTGGCTGTGGGCGTTCTTTATCACATGCAACAACCTGTTGAACTTCTTGCCAAAATGGCAGATAAGTGTCCGCAGTTATATGTTTGGACTCATTATTATGAAGAAGAACATTGCAAGAAATTCTTATTAAGAAAAAGATTTGGAGCCGCGACTTCAGCCACTTACGAAGGATTTAATTACTCAACGTATCTCTATCGATATGGTTCAGCTAGAAAATGGTCCACGTTTATTGGGGGACCGGCTAATACAAGTCAGTGGTTAACTAGGGAAGATATACTTAATTGTTGCTACCATTTTGGCTATAACCGTATTGATATTAATTTTGACCAGCTGAACCATCCTCATGGACCTTGTTTTTCTTTTGTGGCTCGGAAATTCTGA
- a CDS encoding acyltransferase family protein encodes MTQGSDRFQFLDGLRGIAALWVVLLHFHTLINERSTNQFSWVLNQILPHGHIGVNIFFVLSGFVIAYSIRQNIITFPFIARFFIRRSIRLDPPYWAALLILTGLILAGPFFFQRGIEYVPSYQHLFLNAFYIHNFFELKSILPVAWTLALEFQFYFVFVFLLKSVQSLNIQMNHSEFNYSTKYATGLFWFLFILSLMQMSHIGLFLELPGFFLPFWYSFFIGSLLCWAMLSLVSEFQLFLFFTAMLLFYVIGKNEDILITSAVALSIQLCIKKNKLHSYLSSYPFQYLGKISYSLYLTHWCVGTKLISLISYALNTGINEIPASILLIMGTLPSLAVAHIFYHYIEQPCLHWSRKIKFETIFPLQNFRATKEKQGP; translated from the coding sequence ATGACTCAAGGAAGTGATCGTTTTCAATTTTTGGATGGACTCAGAGGAATAGCAGCTTTATGGGTCGTTCTCCTTCATTTTCATACGCTCATTAATGAAAGGTCTACTAATCAATTTTCTTGGGTTCTTAATCAAATATTGCCACATGGACATATAGGAGTTAACATTTTTTTTGTCTTGAGCGGTTTCGTTATAGCTTATAGCATTAGACAAAACATTATTACCTTTCCTTTCATTGCTCGTTTTTTTATTCGGAGATCTATTCGCTTAGATCCCCCGTATTGGGCAGCTTTACTCATTTTGACTGGGCTGATTTTAGCCGGACCCTTTTTCTTTCAAAGAGGGATAGAGTATGTACCTAGCTACCAGCACCTGTTTCTCAATGCTTTTTATATTCACAATTTTTTCGAGTTAAAAAGTATTTTACCTGTTGCTTGGACACTTGCCTTAGAATTTCAATTCTACTTTGTCTTCGTTTTTCTTCTTAAATCTGTACAATCTTTAAATATTCAAATGAATCATTCTGAATTCAACTATTCTACAAAATATGCAACAGGTTTATTTTGGTTTTTATTCATCTTATCCCTCATGCAGATGTCTCATATAGGATTATTTTTGGAATTACCTGGTTTTTTTCTGCCTTTCTGGTATAGCTTTTTTATTGGTTCTTTGCTTTGTTGGGCGATGTTGAGCTTAGTATCCGAATTTCAGCTTTTTTTATTCTTTACTGCCATGCTTCTTTTTTATGTGATTGGAAAAAATGAAGATATTTTGATCACTTCAGCTGTCGCTTTATCTATTCAATTATGCATAAAGAAAAATAAACTCCACAGCTACTTAAGCTCTTATCCCTTTCAATACTTAGGTAAGATTTCTTATAGCTTATACTTGACTCACTGGTGCGTCGGGACTAAATTGATCAGTCTTATTTCCTATGCTTTAAATACAGGTATTAACGAAATCCCAGCTTCTATTCTTCTTATAATGGGTACTCTCCCAAGTCTTGCGGTTGCTCACATATTTTATCATTACATTGAACAACCTTGCCTGCATTGGAGCCGAAAAATTAAATTCGAAACTATTTTTCCACTTCAGAATTTCCGAGCCACAAAAGAAAAACAAGGTCCATGA
- a CDS encoding polysaccharide ABC transporter ATP-binding protein, with protein sequence MNIVEIEQLSKKYLISHENQNPYASLKEIATDWFKNSFKRLTSPSTSFVEQCEEFWAVQDINLNIQQGDRIALLGRNGAGKSTLLKLISRITEPTTGKIKIRGRVSCLLEVGTGFHPDLTGRENIFLNGAIMGMSYQEIQTKFDEIVDFAEIEKFLDTPIKKYSSGMYMRLGFAIAAHLNSDLLIVDEVLAVGDAQFQEKCIKKMNEMGMQGSTVLFVSHSVSSVLSLCNKGAFLEKGRLKALEPIETCVNRYINSCPAAGLEWKGTLGDEHVQFFQTKLSTPKSSSALFYHDEQAIISIDFEILKTQPDLILGISILNSRNQIIARSRLCDHDEYYDLISKMGRHHLNYALDPSLFHPGEYQIRLECSILNKKKILQGEILLKFIVYSSQIQQSKYEFGTDKDGISLGNRWFLSKHL encoded by the coding sequence ATGAATATCGTTGAAATCGAGCAGTTATCTAAAAAATATTTAATTTCTCATGAAAATCAAAATCCTTACGCTTCTTTAAAAGAAATTGCTACTGATTGGTTTAAAAATTCTTTTAAACGTTTAACTTCCCCTTCAACTTCTTTTGTGGAACAGTGTGAAGAGTTTTGGGCAGTCCAAGATATCAATTTAAATATTCAGCAAGGAGATCGAATTGCTCTGCTAGGGCGGAATGGAGCGGGTAAATCAACATTACTAAAACTAATTTCGCGCATTACAGAACCTACAACAGGCAAAATCAAAATCCGAGGGCGTGTTTCGTGCTTGTTAGAAGTGGGAACAGGGTTTCATCCTGATTTAACAGGTCGAGAAAATATTTTTCTGAACGGCGCAATTATGGGAATGAGTTATCAAGAAATACAAACTAAATTTGATGAAATTGTTGATTTTGCCGAAATAGAAAAATTCTTAGATACACCAATCAAAAAATACTCTAGTGGTATGTATATGCGGCTTGGATTTGCTATTGCCGCCCACTTAAATTCTGATCTTCTAATTGTCGATGAAGTTTTAGCTGTAGGAGATGCACAATTTCAAGAAAAATGCATAAAAAAAATGAATGAAATGGGAATGCAAGGAAGTACTGTTTTATTTGTGAGTCACAGTGTGAGTTCTGTGCTTTCTCTATGCAATAAAGGAGCCTTTCTCGAAAAAGGAAGACTGAAAGCTCTGGAGCCAATTGAAACCTGCGTTAACCGCTATATCAACAGTTGTCCCGCTGCAGGACTTGAGTGGAAAGGAACCTTGGGAGATGAGCATGTTCAATTTTTTCAAACAAAATTATCCACTCCTAAATCTAGTTCGGCCCTTTTTTACCACGATGAACAAGCAATTATCAGCATCGATTTTGAAATTTTGAAAACTCAACCCGACCTTATTTTAGGAATTAGTATTTTAAATAGTCGCAATCAAATTATTGCAAGATCTCGCCTTTGCGATCATGATGAATATTACGATCTCATTTCAAAAATGGGGCGCCATCATTTAAACTACGCTTTAGATCCCAGCCTATTCCATCCTGGCGAATATCAAATCCGATTAGAATGTTCTATTTTAAACAAAAAGAAAATCCTACAAGGTGAAATTTTATTGAAATTTATTGTTTATTCTTCACAAATCCAACAATCCAAATATGAATTTGGAACTGACAAAGATGGAATTAGCTTAGGAAATCGTTGGTTCCTGTCAAAGCACTTATAA
- a CDS encoding ABC transporter permease, producing the protein MSDHAQFDIVIDSSGIQKEYLKDLYRYRELLYFFTWRDIIVRYKQTALGILWALFRPILNMSVFALVFGKIANLPSDGVNYPLFVLAAMLPWLLFAGCVIDTSNTLVNNAAMISKVYFPRMILPISNILVNFCDFIVTLLLLFILFLFSGALTTWTIVLLPIFISLNLILCLGISLWMAAVTVRFRDFRFLIPFIVQFGLFISPVGYGSFLVPEPWRWLYFLNPMAGIIEGFRWCCLGIYHTDLPLALLLSSLINFILLITGFRYFRKMERIFADII; encoded by the coding sequence ATGTCCGATCATGCACAATTTGACATCGTCATTGATTCCTCTGGAATTCAAAAAGAATACTTAAAAGATCTCTATCGCTATCGAGAATTACTTTATTTTTTTACGTGGAGAGATATTATTGTTCGTTATAAACAGACAGCACTTGGGATTTTATGGGCTTTATTTCGTCCTATTTTAAATATGTCTGTCTTTGCTTTAGTATTTGGCAAAATTGCTAATCTACCTTCTGACGGAGTAAATTATCCTCTATTTGTCTTGGCTGCAATGCTACCTTGGTTACTTTTTGCAGGTTGTGTGATTGATACTAGTAATACTTTAGTGAATAATGCAGCAATGATTTCCAAGGTCTATTTTCCTCGTATGATTCTACCCATTAGTAATATCCTCGTGAATTTTTGTGATTTCATTGTGACTCTCTTGCTTTTATTTATTTTATTTTTATTTTCAGGCGCATTAACGACTTGGACAATAGTACTACTTCCTATTTTTATCAGTTTGAATTTGATTCTTTGTTTAGGAATAAGCCTGTGGATGGCAGCCGTTACAGTCCGCTTTAGAGACTTTCGTTTTTTAATTCCTTTTATCGTCCAATTCGGTTTGTTCATTTCTCCGGTTGGTTATGGAAGTTTTTTAGTGCCAGAACCGTGGAGATGGCTTTATTTTCTTAATCCGATGGCAGGTATTATTGAAGGCTTCCGTTGGTGTTGTTTAGGCATATATCATACCGATCTTCCTTTAGCCTTGCTTTTATCTAGTCTGATAAACTTCATTTTGTTAATCACCGGATTTAGATATTTCCGTAAAATGGAACGTATTTTTGCAGACATTATTTGA